A genomic region of Salvelinus alpinus chromosome 12, SLU_Salpinus.1, whole genome shotgun sequence contains the following coding sequences:
- the LOC139536451 gene encoding uncharacterized protein produces MKHGKTESNMQSSPKDGAQTGEWRPHLVLFSALPLPPSPTSAPQPYLCPPALPVQHPPSPTSATQPYLCPPALPVQHPPSPTSAPSTACSTAPQPYLCPQHCLFNSPQALPLPPALPVQQPPSPTSAPSTACSTAPKPYLCPQHCLFNSPLSPTSATQPYLCPQHCLFNSPLSPTSATQPYLCPQHCLFNSPLSPTSATQPYLCPQHCLFNRPQVHLSH; encoded by the exons ATGAAGCATGGGAAGACTGAAAGCAACATGCAGTCTTCACCGAAGGATGGG GCACAAACAGGTGAATGGAGACCACACCTGGTTTTGTTCTCTGCCCTACCTCTGCCCCCCAGCCCTACCTCTGCCCCCCAGCCCTACCTCTGCCCCCCAGCACTGCCTGTTCAACATCCCCCAAGCCCTACCTCTGCCACCCAGCCCTACCTCTGCCCCCCAGCACTGCCTGTTCAACATCCCCCAAGCCCTACCTCTGCCCCCAGCACTGCCTGTTCAACAGCCCCCCAGCCCTACCTCTGCCCCCAGCACTGCCTGTTCAACAGCCCCCAAGCCCTACCTCTGCCCCCAGCACTGCCTGTTCAACAGCCCCCCAGCCCTACCTCTGCCCCCAGCACTGCCTGTTCAACAGCCCCCAAGCCCTACCTCTGCCCCCAGCACTGCCTGTTCAACAGCCCCCTTAGCCCTACCTCTGCCACCCAGCCCTACCTCTGCCCCCAGCACTGCCTGTTCAACAGCCCCCTTAGCCCTACCTCTGCCACCCAGCCCTACCTCTGCCCCCAGCACTGCCTGTTCAACAGCCCCCTTAGCCCTACCTCTGCCACCCAGCCCTACCTCTGCCCCCAGCACTGCCTGTTCAACAGACCCCAAGTCCATCTCTCACACTGA